The following coding sequences are from one Acipenser ruthenus chromosome 7, fAciRut3.2 maternal haplotype, whole genome shotgun sequence window:
- the LOC117415920 gene encoding protein kinase C and casein kinase substrate in neurons protein 2-like isoform X1, giving the protein MTGSYDDTASIMFEVSSDSFWEIGNYKRTVRRIDDGNRLCNDLMNCIHERARIEKSYAQQLTEWAKRWKQNTEKGPQYGTLERAWTAIMTEAEKVSELHLKVKGLLMSEDFEKVKNWQKEAFHKQMIGGFKETKEAEDGFRKAQKPWAKKLKEMDSIKKAYHAACKDEKLAISRENASKLDANMNPETMKKLQDRVEKSNQEVQKIKEKYKKSLEELDKCTPQYIENMEQVFEQCQQFEEKRLGFFREVLLEVKKHLDLSTNPSYVGIYHDLEQTIQMADAEEDLKWWRSNNGPGMAMNWPQFESNGQPLALQNKRWSILDWSVDLNRSLSKRDKKKHTDGITLTGMNQTSEQAAQVSKHSSSYLSVPNSSVQSSCNPFDDEAEEEAVVEEEKNSSPVSEKKEEIKTKNISSCEKNKDSSDEDSTNPFSTDTNGNSNPFDEEPSPGIEVSVRALYDYEGQEQDELSFKAGDSLTKMGSEDEQGWCKGRLSSGQVGLYPADYVEEIQ; this is encoded by the exons ATGACAGGCTCTTACGATGACACTGCTTCTATTATGTTCGAGGTTTCCAGTGACAGCTTTTGGGAG ATTGGAAACTATAAGCGTACAGTAAGACGCATTGACGATGGGAACAGGCTGTGTAATGACCTCATGAACTGCATCCATGAACGAGCACGCATAGAAAAGTCTTACGCCCAGCAGCTTACAGAGTGGGCTAAACGGTGGAAGCAAAATACagaaaaag GACCGCAGTATGGGACTTTAGAACGAGCCTGGACTGCCATAATGACTGAAGCAGAGAAAGTCAGTGAGCTACACCTGAAAGTGAAAGGGCTGCTAATGAGTGAAGATTTTGAGAAGGTCAAAAACTGGCAAAAAGAGGCCTTTCATAAACAAATGATAGGAGGGTTTAAAGAAACAAAGGAAGCTGAAGATGGATTTCGAAAGGCTCAGAAACCATGGGCAAAGAAACTCAAGGAG atGGACTCTATTAAGAAAGCCTACCATGCTGCCTGCAAAGATGAGAAGCTAGCAATATCCAGAGAAAATGCCAGCAAACTTGATGCAAACATGAACCCAGAGACCATGAAGAAACTACAAGACAGAGTAGAAAAGTCCAACCAGGAAGTTCAGAAG ataaaggaaaaatataaaaaatcactTGAAGAACTGGATAAGTGCACTCCTCAGTACATTGAAAATATGGAGCAGGTGTTTGAGCAATGTCAGCAGTTTGAGGAGAAAAGACTTGGCTTCTTCAGAGAGGTTCTGCTAGAGGTCAAGAAGCATTTAGACCTGTCAACCAACCCCAG CTATGTTGGTATTTATCATGACCTGGAACAGACTATTCAAATGGCTGATGCTGAAGAGGACCTGAAATGGTGGCGATCTAACAATGGGCCAGGAATGGCTATGAACTGGCCACAGTTTGAG AGTAACGGTCAACCCTTGGCACTGCAGAATAAAAGATGGTCAATTTTA gacTGGTCTGTAGATCTGAACCGTTCACTCAGTAAAAGAGACAAGAAGAAGCACACAGATGGTATAACTCTGACTGGGATGAACCAGACCTCCGAGCAGGCAGCCCAGGTTTCCAAGCATAGCAGCAG TTACCTTAGTGTGCCGAATAGCTCGGTACAATCCAGTTGTAACCCATTTGACGATGAAGCCGAAGAAGAAGCAGTAGTGGAGGAAGAAAAGAACAGCAGTCCTGTCAGTGAAAAAAAGGAGGAAATTAAAACCAAAAA tattagcagctgtgaaaaaaacaaagactCGTCTGACGAGGATTCTACCAACCCTTTCTCTACCGATACTAACGGCAACAGCAACCCCTTCGATGAGGAGCCGTCCCCAGGGATAGAGGTGTCAGTGCGGGCGCTGTACGACTATGAGGGACAGGAGCAGGATGAGCTCAGTTTCAAAGCAG GTGATAGTCTAACCAAAATGGGAAGTGAGGATGAACAAGGCTGGTGCAAAGGACGGCTGAGCAGTGGCCAAGTTGGCTTGTACCCAGCGGACTACGTGGAAGAAATCCAGTAA
- the LOC117415920 gene encoding protein kinase C and casein kinase substrate in neurons protein 2-like isoform X3, with amino-acid sequence MTGSYDDTASIMFEVSSDSFWEIGNYKRTVRRIDDGNRLCNDLMNCIHERARIEKSYAQQLTEWAKRWKQNTEKGPQYGTLERAWTAIMTEAEKVSELHLKVKGLLMSEDFEKVKNWQKEAFHKQMIGGFKETKEAEDGFRKAQKPWAKKLKEMDSIKKAYHAACKDEKLAISRENASKLDANMNPETMKKLQDRVEKSNQEVQKIKEKYKKSLEELDKCTPQYIENMEQVFEQCQQFEEKRLGFFREVLLEVKKHLDLSTNPSYVGIYHDLEQTIQMADAEEDLKWWRSNNGPGMAMNWPQFESNGQPLALQNKRWSILDWSVDLNRSLSKRDKKKHTDGITLTGMNQTSEQAAQVSKHSSSISSCEKNKDSSDEDSTNPFSTDTNGNSNPFDEEPSPGIEVSVRALYDYEGQEQDELSFKAGDSLTKMGSEDEQGWCKGRLSSGQVGLYPADYVEEIQ; translated from the exons ATGACAGGCTCTTACGATGACACTGCTTCTATTATGTTCGAGGTTTCCAGTGACAGCTTTTGGGAG ATTGGAAACTATAAGCGTACAGTAAGACGCATTGACGATGGGAACAGGCTGTGTAATGACCTCATGAACTGCATCCATGAACGAGCACGCATAGAAAAGTCTTACGCCCAGCAGCTTACAGAGTGGGCTAAACGGTGGAAGCAAAATACagaaaaag GACCGCAGTATGGGACTTTAGAACGAGCCTGGACTGCCATAATGACTGAAGCAGAGAAAGTCAGTGAGCTACACCTGAAAGTGAAAGGGCTGCTAATGAGTGAAGATTTTGAGAAGGTCAAAAACTGGCAAAAAGAGGCCTTTCATAAACAAATGATAGGAGGGTTTAAAGAAACAAAGGAAGCTGAAGATGGATTTCGAAAGGCTCAGAAACCATGGGCAAAGAAACTCAAGGAG atGGACTCTATTAAGAAAGCCTACCATGCTGCCTGCAAAGATGAGAAGCTAGCAATATCCAGAGAAAATGCCAGCAAACTTGATGCAAACATGAACCCAGAGACCATGAAGAAACTACAAGACAGAGTAGAAAAGTCCAACCAGGAAGTTCAGAAG ataaaggaaaaatataaaaaatcactTGAAGAACTGGATAAGTGCACTCCTCAGTACATTGAAAATATGGAGCAGGTGTTTGAGCAATGTCAGCAGTTTGAGGAGAAAAGACTTGGCTTCTTCAGAGAGGTTCTGCTAGAGGTCAAGAAGCATTTAGACCTGTCAACCAACCCCAG CTATGTTGGTATTTATCATGACCTGGAACAGACTATTCAAATGGCTGATGCTGAAGAGGACCTGAAATGGTGGCGATCTAACAATGGGCCAGGAATGGCTATGAACTGGCCACAGTTTGAG AGTAACGGTCAACCCTTGGCACTGCAGAATAAAAGATGGTCAATTTTA gacTGGTCTGTAGATCTGAACCGTTCACTCAGTAAAAGAGACAAGAAGAAGCACACAGATGGTATAACTCTGACTGGGATGAACCAGACCTCCGAGCAGGCAGCCCAGGTTTCCAAGCATAGCAGCAG tattagcagctgtgaaaaaaacaaagactCGTCTGACGAGGATTCTACCAACCCTTTCTCTACCGATACTAACGGCAACAGCAACCCCTTCGATGAGGAGCCGTCCCCAGGGATAGAGGTGTCAGTGCGGGCGCTGTACGACTATGAGGGACAGGAGCAGGATGAGCTCAGTTTCAAAGCAG GTGATAGTCTAACCAAAATGGGAAGTGAGGATGAACAAGGCTGGTGCAAAGGACGGCTGAGCAGTGGCCAAGTTGGCTTGTACCCAGCGGACTACGTGGAAGAAATCCAGTAA
- the LOC117415920 gene encoding protein kinase C and casein kinase substrate in neurons protein 2-like isoform X4 — MTGSYDDTASIMFEVSSDSFWEIGNYKRTVRRIDDGNRLCNDLMNCIHERARIEKSYAQQLTEWAKRWKQNTEKGPQYGTLERAWTAIMTEAEKVSELHLKVKGLLMSEDFEKVKNWQKEAFHKQMIGGFKETKEAEDGFRKAQKPWAKKLKEMDSIKKAYHAACKDEKLAISRENASKLDANMNPETMKKLQDRVEKSNQEVQKIKEKYKKSLEELDKCTPQYIENMEQVFEQCQQFEEKRLGFFREVLLEVKKHLDLSTNPSYVGIYHDLEQTIQMADAEEDLKWWRSNNGPGMAMNWPQFEDWSVDLNRSLSKRDKKKHTDGITLTGMNQTSEQAAQVSKHSSSISSCEKNKDSSDEDSTNPFSTDTNGNSNPFDEEPSPGIEVSVRALYDYEGQEQDELSFKAGDSLTKMGSEDEQGWCKGRLSSGQVGLYPADYVEEIQ, encoded by the exons ATGACAGGCTCTTACGATGACACTGCTTCTATTATGTTCGAGGTTTCCAGTGACAGCTTTTGGGAG ATTGGAAACTATAAGCGTACAGTAAGACGCATTGACGATGGGAACAGGCTGTGTAATGACCTCATGAACTGCATCCATGAACGAGCACGCATAGAAAAGTCTTACGCCCAGCAGCTTACAGAGTGGGCTAAACGGTGGAAGCAAAATACagaaaaag GACCGCAGTATGGGACTTTAGAACGAGCCTGGACTGCCATAATGACTGAAGCAGAGAAAGTCAGTGAGCTACACCTGAAAGTGAAAGGGCTGCTAATGAGTGAAGATTTTGAGAAGGTCAAAAACTGGCAAAAAGAGGCCTTTCATAAACAAATGATAGGAGGGTTTAAAGAAACAAAGGAAGCTGAAGATGGATTTCGAAAGGCTCAGAAACCATGGGCAAAGAAACTCAAGGAG atGGACTCTATTAAGAAAGCCTACCATGCTGCCTGCAAAGATGAGAAGCTAGCAATATCCAGAGAAAATGCCAGCAAACTTGATGCAAACATGAACCCAGAGACCATGAAGAAACTACAAGACAGAGTAGAAAAGTCCAACCAGGAAGTTCAGAAG ataaaggaaaaatataaaaaatcactTGAAGAACTGGATAAGTGCACTCCTCAGTACATTGAAAATATGGAGCAGGTGTTTGAGCAATGTCAGCAGTTTGAGGAGAAAAGACTTGGCTTCTTCAGAGAGGTTCTGCTAGAGGTCAAGAAGCATTTAGACCTGTCAACCAACCCCAG CTATGTTGGTATTTATCATGACCTGGAACAGACTATTCAAATGGCTGATGCTGAAGAGGACCTGAAATGGTGGCGATCTAACAATGGGCCAGGAATGGCTATGAACTGGCCACAGTTTGAG gacTGGTCTGTAGATCTGAACCGTTCACTCAGTAAAAGAGACAAGAAGAAGCACACAGATGGTATAACTCTGACTGGGATGAACCAGACCTCCGAGCAGGCAGCCCAGGTTTCCAAGCATAGCAGCAG tattagcagctgtgaaaaaaacaaagactCGTCTGACGAGGATTCTACCAACCCTTTCTCTACCGATACTAACGGCAACAGCAACCCCTTCGATGAGGAGCCGTCCCCAGGGATAGAGGTGTCAGTGCGGGCGCTGTACGACTATGAGGGACAGGAGCAGGATGAGCTCAGTTTCAAAGCAG GTGATAGTCTAACCAAAATGGGAAGTGAGGATGAACAAGGCTGGTGCAAAGGACGGCTGAGCAGTGGCCAAGTTGGCTTGTACCCAGCGGACTACGTGGAAGAAATCCAGTAA
- the LOC117415920 gene encoding protein kinase C and casein kinase substrate in neurons protein 2-like isoform X2: protein MTGSYDDTASIMFEVSSDSFWEIGNYKRTVRRIDDGNRLCNDLMNCIHERARIEKSYAQQLTEWAKRWKQNTEKGPQYGTLERAWTAIMTEAEKVSELHLKVKGLLMSEDFEKVKNWQKEAFHKQMIGGFKETKEAEDGFRKAQKPWAKKLKEMDSIKKAYHAACKDEKLAISRENASKLDANMNPETMKKLQDRVEKSNQEVQKIKEKYKKSLEELDKCTPQYIENMEQVFEQCQQFEEKRLGFFREVLLEVKKHLDLSTNPSYVGIYHDLEQTIQMADAEEDLKWWRSNNGPGMAMNWPQFEDWSVDLNRSLSKRDKKKHTDGITLTGMNQTSEQAAQVSKHSSSYLSVPNSSVQSSCNPFDDEAEEEAVVEEEKNSSPVSEKKEEIKTKNISSCEKNKDSSDEDSTNPFSTDTNGNSNPFDEEPSPGIEVSVRALYDYEGQEQDELSFKAGDSLTKMGSEDEQGWCKGRLSSGQVGLYPADYVEEIQ from the exons ATGACAGGCTCTTACGATGACACTGCTTCTATTATGTTCGAGGTTTCCAGTGACAGCTTTTGGGAG ATTGGAAACTATAAGCGTACAGTAAGACGCATTGACGATGGGAACAGGCTGTGTAATGACCTCATGAACTGCATCCATGAACGAGCACGCATAGAAAAGTCTTACGCCCAGCAGCTTACAGAGTGGGCTAAACGGTGGAAGCAAAATACagaaaaag GACCGCAGTATGGGACTTTAGAACGAGCCTGGACTGCCATAATGACTGAAGCAGAGAAAGTCAGTGAGCTACACCTGAAAGTGAAAGGGCTGCTAATGAGTGAAGATTTTGAGAAGGTCAAAAACTGGCAAAAAGAGGCCTTTCATAAACAAATGATAGGAGGGTTTAAAGAAACAAAGGAAGCTGAAGATGGATTTCGAAAGGCTCAGAAACCATGGGCAAAGAAACTCAAGGAG atGGACTCTATTAAGAAAGCCTACCATGCTGCCTGCAAAGATGAGAAGCTAGCAATATCCAGAGAAAATGCCAGCAAACTTGATGCAAACATGAACCCAGAGACCATGAAGAAACTACAAGACAGAGTAGAAAAGTCCAACCAGGAAGTTCAGAAG ataaaggaaaaatataaaaaatcactTGAAGAACTGGATAAGTGCACTCCTCAGTACATTGAAAATATGGAGCAGGTGTTTGAGCAATGTCAGCAGTTTGAGGAGAAAAGACTTGGCTTCTTCAGAGAGGTTCTGCTAGAGGTCAAGAAGCATTTAGACCTGTCAACCAACCCCAG CTATGTTGGTATTTATCATGACCTGGAACAGACTATTCAAATGGCTGATGCTGAAGAGGACCTGAAATGGTGGCGATCTAACAATGGGCCAGGAATGGCTATGAACTGGCCACAGTTTGAG gacTGGTCTGTAGATCTGAACCGTTCACTCAGTAAAAGAGACAAGAAGAAGCACACAGATGGTATAACTCTGACTGGGATGAACCAGACCTCCGAGCAGGCAGCCCAGGTTTCCAAGCATAGCAGCAG TTACCTTAGTGTGCCGAATAGCTCGGTACAATCCAGTTGTAACCCATTTGACGATGAAGCCGAAGAAGAAGCAGTAGTGGAGGAAGAAAAGAACAGCAGTCCTGTCAGTGAAAAAAAGGAGGAAATTAAAACCAAAAA tattagcagctgtgaaaaaaacaaagactCGTCTGACGAGGATTCTACCAACCCTTTCTCTACCGATACTAACGGCAACAGCAACCCCTTCGATGAGGAGCCGTCCCCAGGGATAGAGGTGTCAGTGCGGGCGCTGTACGACTATGAGGGACAGGAGCAGGATGAGCTCAGTTTCAAAGCAG GTGATAGTCTAACCAAAATGGGAAGTGAGGATGAACAAGGCTGGTGCAAAGGACGGCTGAGCAGTGGCCAAGTTGGCTTGTACCCAGCGGACTACGTGGAAGAAATCCAGTAA